The sequence ACGGCGTCGTGTACGTCCTCATCGAGCCCCTGCCCCCCGGCGGCCCGGCCGACCCGACGGCCTTCTTGGCCGAATGCCTGACCCACGAGTGCGTGGGCGTCGTGGCGACGGTCTTTCGAGTCGAGGGGCGCCTTGCGGCGCATGTCGGCGACCGCTGGATGGTCCGGGCCGACGGTCAACTCTGGGGAAGTAGCCTGCAGGACGCCGCCCTCATCGAGGCGCTCCGACCCGACGCCGACGAGGCCCGCCGGACGGGCCGGTCGAGGGTCCGGACCTACGCCGTGCCAGACGGCGCGGCCGAGGTCTTCATCGAGGTCGTCCAGCCCCCCGTCCCCTTCGTCGTCTTCGGGGCCGGCCACGACGCCATCCCGGTCGTGCGGTTCGCCAAGGCCCTGGGCTGGCGGGTCACGGTCGTGGACAGCCGCCCGGCCTATGCGACCCGGGAGCGCTTCCCCGAGGCCGACGAAGTCGTCCTGGCCCACCCGGAAGACGTCCCCGGGCGCGTCCGCCTGGACGAACGGACGGTCGCCGTCGTCATGACCCACAACTACCTGCAGGACCTTAAGCTCCTGGAAGTCCTCCTGCCCTCGCCCGTCCGGTACCTGGGCGTCCTGGGCCCCCGAAGCCGGACGGACAAGCTCCTCAGAGACCTGGCGGCGAAGAGCCGAATGCCGACGGAGGCCCAGCTCGGACGCCTCTACAGCCCCGTCGGCG is a genomic window of bacterium HR11 containing:
- the pucA gene encoding putative xanthine dehydrogenase subunit A, whose translation is MRELRDILDALTEVRRRGQPAALATVVKVRGSTYRRPGARMLVLPDGTMVGSISGGCLEGDILEKARQVLTTGTPLLVTYDMTSDDDIVWGLGLGCNGVVYVLIEPLPPGGPADPTAFLAECLTHECVGVVATVFRVEGRLAAHVGDRWMVRADGQLWGSSLQDAALIEALRPDADEARRTGRSRVRTYAVPDGAAEVFIEVVQPPVPFVVFGAGHDAIPVVRFAKALGWRVTVVDSRPAYATRERFPEADEVVLAHPEDVPGRVRLDERTVAVVMTHNYLQDLKLLEVLLPSPVRYLGVLGPRSRTDKLLRDLAAKSRMPTEAQLGRLYSPVGVDIGAETPEEIALSILAEIQAVLAGRSAGLLRDRKGPIHERTEGA